From a region of the Desmodus rotundus isolate HL8 chromosome 7, HLdesRot8A.1, whole genome shotgun sequence genome:
- the TMEM218 gene encoding transmembrane protein 218 isoform X2: MAGTVLGVGAGVFTLALLWVLALLLCALLSRASGVARFSVLFVFPGALIATAVLLLLPRAGETPAPEVEVQTLSIEKGSEERKRLWKAEDVQIDECSTGRQFLPSSFLDPCRSHSSGPIVVIALLVLLWTHRSLRLIPDWPGSVLHDWSQIVDAFFIGRYVLLAFLTAVFLGGLFLVLTNHILEPIYAKPLRSY, translated from the exons aTGGCCGGCACAGTGCTTGGAGTGGGGGCCGGCGTGTTCACCCTGGCGCTGCTGTGGGTGCTGGCGCTGCTACTGTGTGCGCTGCTCTCCAGAGCCTCCGGCGTGGCCAG GTTCTCCGTCCTGTTCGTCTTCCCTGGGGCTCTGATCGCCACAGCggtgctgctgctcctcccccGAGCCGGGGAGACCCCAGCCCCGGAGGTTGAAGTCCAG ACACTTTCCATAGAGAAGGGCAGCGAGGAGAGGAAAAGGCTTTGGAAAGCAGAAGATGTGCAGATAGACGAGTGCAGCACCGGGCGGCAGTTCCTTCCATCCTCCTTCCTGGACCCGTGCCGGAGCCACTCCTCTGGACCGATTGTCGTCATCGCTCTCCTCGTCCTTCTCTGGACACACCGCTCGCTCCGGCTCATCCCTGACTGGCCTGGCTCTGTCCTGCACGACTGGTCTCAG aTTGTGGATGCTTTCTTCATTGGTCGCTATGTCCTGCTGGCCTTCCTCACTGCTGTCTTCCTTGGAGGTCTCTTCTTGGTTCTAACCAACCACATCCTGGAGCCCATCTACGCCAAACCGCTGAGGTCCTACTGA
- the SLC37A2 gene encoding glucose-6-phosphate exchanger SLC37A2 isoform X2 translates to MRSSLAPGIWLLRTFSRDSWYRGFILLLTFLIYTCFHMSRKPISVVKSRLHQNCSEMIQPPNATQDPNDTTWCSWSPFDQDNYKELLGGVDNAFLVAYAIGMFISGIFGERLPLRYYLTAGMLLSGLFTSLLGLAYFWNIHVLWYFVVIQICNGLVQTTGWPSVVTCVGNWFGKGKRGFIMGIWNSHTSVGNILGTLIAGVWVSGPWGLSFVVPGIITAAMGIFTFLFLIEYPEDVDCAPPQHHGGPEENQSSPADPGSNPYSHQECSLEAAAGSSKEPSAQPAAISFWGALMIPGVIEFSLCLLFAKLVSYTFLYWLPLYIFNVAHFGAKEAGDLSTLFDVGGIMGGILAGLISDYTNGRATTCCVMLILAAPMLFLYNHFGQNGIASSIVMLIICGALVNGPYALITTAVSADLGTHKSLKGNAKALSTVTAIIDGTGSIGAALGPLLAGLISPTGWNNVFYMLISADVLACLLLCRLVYKEILAWKSALSKDTGYKEL, encoded by the exons GTACCGAGGCTTCATCCTGCTGCTCACCTTCTTAATTTATACCTGCTTTCACATGTCCAGGAAGCCCATCAGTGTTGTGAAG AGCCGTCTGCACCAGAACTGCTCAGAGATGATCCAGCCCCCCAATGCCACTCAGGATCCCAACGACACCACCTGGTGCAGCTGGTCTCCGTTTG ACCAGGACAACTACAAGGAGTTACTGGGTGGCGTGGACAACGCCTTCCTTGTGGCCTATGCCATCGGCATGTTTATCAg TGGGATTTTCGGGGAGCGGCTGCCCCTGCGCTATTACCTTACAGCTGGAATGCTGCTCAGCGGCCTTTTCACCTCGCTCCTCGGCCTGGCGTATTTCTGGAACATCCACGTGCTCTGGTACTTTGTGGTCATTCAG aTCTGTAATGGCCTCGTCCAGACCACGGGCTGGCCCTCGGTTGTGACCTGCGTTGGCAACTGGTTCGGAAAGGGGAA gcgGGGGTTCATCATGGGCATCTGGAATTCCCACACGTCCGTGGGCAACATTCTGGGCACCCTGATCGCCGGTGTCTGGGTGAGCGGGCCCTGGGGCCTGTCCTTCGTGGTGCCAGGCATCATCACCGCCGCCATGGGCATCttcaccttcctctttctcatcGAAT ACCCAGAAGATGTGGACTGCGCCCCCCCTCAGCACCAC GGTGGGCCAGAAGAAAACCAGAGCAGCCCCGCGGACCCCGGGAGTAACCCCTACTCTCACCAGGAGTGCAGCCTGGAGGCGGCAGCCGGGTCGTCCAAGGAACCAAGTGCTCAGCCGGCCGCCATCAGCTTCTGGGGGGCACTCATGATCCCG GGAGTGATCGAGTTCTCTCTATGTCTGCTCTTCGCCAAGCTGGTCAGCTACACCTTCCTCTACTGGCTGCCCCTCTACATCTTCAACGTGG CTCACTTTGGCGCCAAGGAGGCAGGGGACCTGTCTACGCTCTTCGACGTGGGCGGCATCATGG GCGGCATCCTGGCAGGGCTCATCTCCGACTACACCAACGGCAGGGCCACCACCTGCTGCGTCATGCTGATCTTGGCTGCCCCCATG ctgtTCCTGTACAACCACTTTGGCCAGAACGGGATCGCCAGCTCCATAG TCATGCTGATAATCTGCGGGGCCCTGGTCAACGGCCCCTACGCACTCATCACCACTGCCGTCTCAGCTGACCTA GGGACTCACAAGAGCCTGAAGGGCAACGCAAAGGCACTGTCCACCGTCACGGCCATCATCGACGGCACCGGGTCCATAG GCGCAGCCCTGGGGCCTCTGCTGGCCGGGCTCATTTCCCCCACCGGCTGGAACAACGTCTTCTACATGCTCATCTCCGCTGACGTCCTGGCCTGCTTG ctcctctgccGGCTGGTGTACAAAGAGATCCTGGCCTGGAAGTCAGCCCTGAGCAAAGATACCGG gtATAAAGAATTATGA
- the SLC37A2 gene encoding glucose-6-phosphate exchanger SLC37A2 isoform X1, whose amino-acid sequence MRSSLAPGIWLLRTFSRDSWYRGFILLLTFLIYTCFHMSRKPISVVKSRLHQNCSEMIQPPNATQDPNDTTWCSWSPFDQDNYKELLGGVDNAFLVAYAIGMFISGIFGERLPLRYYLTAGMLLSGLFTSLLGLAYFWNIHVLWYFVVIQICNGLVQTTGWPSVVTCVGNWFGKGKRGFIMGIWNSHTSVGNILGTLIAGVWVSGPWGLSFVVPGIITAAMGIFTFLFLIEYPEDVDCAPPQHHGGPEENQSSPADPGSNPYSHQECSLEAAAGSSKEPSAQPAAISFWGALMIPGVIEFSLCLLFAKLVSYTFLYWLPLYIFNVAHFGAKEAGDLSTLFDVGGIMGGILAGLISDYTNGRATTCCVMLILAAPMLFLYNHFGQNGIASSIVMLIICGALVNGPYALITTAVSADLGTHKSLKGNAKALSTVTAIIDGTGSIGAALGPLLAGLISPTGWNNVFYMLISADVLACLLLCRLVYKEILAWKSALSKDTGSCLALTPTR is encoded by the exons GTACCGAGGCTTCATCCTGCTGCTCACCTTCTTAATTTATACCTGCTTTCACATGTCCAGGAAGCCCATCAGTGTTGTGAAG AGCCGTCTGCACCAGAACTGCTCAGAGATGATCCAGCCCCCCAATGCCACTCAGGATCCCAACGACACCACCTGGTGCAGCTGGTCTCCGTTTG ACCAGGACAACTACAAGGAGTTACTGGGTGGCGTGGACAACGCCTTCCTTGTGGCCTATGCCATCGGCATGTTTATCAg TGGGATTTTCGGGGAGCGGCTGCCCCTGCGCTATTACCTTACAGCTGGAATGCTGCTCAGCGGCCTTTTCACCTCGCTCCTCGGCCTGGCGTATTTCTGGAACATCCACGTGCTCTGGTACTTTGTGGTCATTCAG aTCTGTAATGGCCTCGTCCAGACCACGGGCTGGCCCTCGGTTGTGACCTGCGTTGGCAACTGGTTCGGAAAGGGGAA gcgGGGGTTCATCATGGGCATCTGGAATTCCCACACGTCCGTGGGCAACATTCTGGGCACCCTGATCGCCGGTGTCTGGGTGAGCGGGCCCTGGGGCCTGTCCTTCGTGGTGCCAGGCATCATCACCGCCGCCATGGGCATCttcaccttcctctttctcatcGAAT ACCCAGAAGATGTGGACTGCGCCCCCCCTCAGCACCAC GGTGGGCCAGAAGAAAACCAGAGCAGCCCCGCGGACCCCGGGAGTAACCCCTACTCTCACCAGGAGTGCAGCCTGGAGGCGGCAGCCGGGTCGTCCAAGGAACCAAGTGCTCAGCCGGCCGCCATCAGCTTCTGGGGGGCACTCATGATCCCG GGAGTGATCGAGTTCTCTCTATGTCTGCTCTTCGCCAAGCTGGTCAGCTACACCTTCCTCTACTGGCTGCCCCTCTACATCTTCAACGTGG CTCACTTTGGCGCCAAGGAGGCAGGGGACCTGTCTACGCTCTTCGACGTGGGCGGCATCATGG GCGGCATCCTGGCAGGGCTCATCTCCGACTACACCAACGGCAGGGCCACCACCTGCTGCGTCATGCTGATCTTGGCTGCCCCCATG ctgtTCCTGTACAACCACTTTGGCCAGAACGGGATCGCCAGCTCCATAG TCATGCTGATAATCTGCGGGGCCCTGGTCAACGGCCCCTACGCACTCATCACCACTGCCGTCTCAGCTGACCTA GGGACTCACAAGAGCCTGAAGGGCAACGCAAAGGCACTGTCCACCGTCACGGCCATCATCGACGGCACCGGGTCCATAG GCGCAGCCCTGGGGCCTCTGCTGGCCGGGCTCATTTCCCCCACCGGCTGGAACAACGTCTTCTACATGCTCATCTCCGCTGACGTCCTGGCCTGCTTG ctcctctgccGGCTGGTGTACAAAGAGATCCTGGCCTGGAAGTCAGCCCTGAGCAAAGATACCGG CTCATGTCTGGCCTTAACCCCCACGCGATAG
- the SLC37A2 gene encoding glucose-6-phosphate exchanger SLC37A2 isoform X3, protein MRSSLAPGIWLLRTFSRDSWYRGFILLLTFLIYTCFHMSRKPISVVKSRLHQNCSEMIQPPNATQDPNDTTWCSWSPFDQDNYKELLGGVDNAFLVAYAIGMFISGIFGERLPLRYYLTAGMLLSGLFTSLLGLAYFWNIHVLWYFVVIQICNGLVQTTGWPSVVTCVGNWFGKGKRGFIMGIWNSHTSVGNILGTLIAGVWVSGPWGLSFVVPGIITAAMGIFTFLFLIEYPEDVDCAPPQHHGGPEENQSSPADPGSNPYSHQECSLEAAAGSSKEPSAQPAAISFWGALMIPGVIEFSLCLLFAKLVSYTFLYWLPLYIFNVAHFGAKEAGDLSTLFDVGGIMGGILAGLISDYTNGRATTCCVMLILAAPMLFLYNHFGQNGIASSIVMLIICGALVNGPYALITTAVSADLGTHKSLKGNAKALSTVTAIIDGTGSIGAALGPLLAGLISPTGWNNVFYMLISADVLACLV, encoded by the exons GTACCGAGGCTTCATCCTGCTGCTCACCTTCTTAATTTATACCTGCTTTCACATGTCCAGGAAGCCCATCAGTGTTGTGAAG AGCCGTCTGCACCAGAACTGCTCAGAGATGATCCAGCCCCCCAATGCCACTCAGGATCCCAACGACACCACCTGGTGCAGCTGGTCTCCGTTTG ACCAGGACAACTACAAGGAGTTACTGGGTGGCGTGGACAACGCCTTCCTTGTGGCCTATGCCATCGGCATGTTTATCAg TGGGATTTTCGGGGAGCGGCTGCCCCTGCGCTATTACCTTACAGCTGGAATGCTGCTCAGCGGCCTTTTCACCTCGCTCCTCGGCCTGGCGTATTTCTGGAACATCCACGTGCTCTGGTACTTTGTGGTCATTCAG aTCTGTAATGGCCTCGTCCAGACCACGGGCTGGCCCTCGGTTGTGACCTGCGTTGGCAACTGGTTCGGAAAGGGGAA gcgGGGGTTCATCATGGGCATCTGGAATTCCCACACGTCCGTGGGCAACATTCTGGGCACCCTGATCGCCGGTGTCTGGGTGAGCGGGCCCTGGGGCCTGTCCTTCGTGGTGCCAGGCATCATCACCGCCGCCATGGGCATCttcaccttcctctttctcatcGAAT ACCCAGAAGATGTGGACTGCGCCCCCCCTCAGCACCAC GGTGGGCCAGAAGAAAACCAGAGCAGCCCCGCGGACCCCGGGAGTAACCCCTACTCTCACCAGGAGTGCAGCCTGGAGGCGGCAGCCGGGTCGTCCAAGGAACCAAGTGCTCAGCCGGCCGCCATCAGCTTCTGGGGGGCACTCATGATCCCG GGAGTGATCGAGTTCTCTCTATGTCTGCTCTTCGCCAAGCTGGTCAGCTACACCTTCCTCTACTGGCTGCCCCTCTACATCTTCAACGTGG CTCACTTTGGCGCCAAGGAGGCAGGGGACCTGTCTACGCTCTTCGACGTGGGCGGCATCATGG GCGGCATCCTGGCAGGGCTCATCTCCGACTACACCAACGGCAGGGCCACCACCTGCTGCGTCATGCTGATCTTGGCTGCCCCCATG ctgtTCCTGTACAACCACTTTGGCCAGAACGGGATCGCCAGCTCCATAG TCATGCTGATAATCTGCGGGGCCCTGGTCAACGGCCCCTACGCACTCATCACCACTGCCGTCTCAGCTGACCTA GGGACTCACAAGAGCCTGAAGGGCAACGCAAAGGCACTGTCCACCGTCACGGCCATCATCGACGGCACCGGGTCCATAG GCGCAGCCCTGGGGCCTCTGCTGGCCGGGCTCATTTCCCCCACCGGCTGGAACAACGTCTTCTACATGCTCATCTCCGCTGACGTCCTGGCCTGCTTG gtATAA